Proteins from a single region of candidate division KSB1 bacterium:
- a CDS encoding DUF488 family protein, translated as MALKCKSIYTKPTPEDGVRVYVDRLWPEGISTRDAAVEWWAQDIAPSYELWRHGYALNKWPQYRESYLKELASRDKQATLDQLRQNAAVGNLTLLYGTDDPARNNAVVVREYLENGGSSNKKKK; from the coding sequence ATGGCATTGAAATGCAAAAGTATTTACACTAAACCAACGCCGGAAGACGGCGTGCGCGTGTATGTCGATCGTCTGTGGCCGGAAGGCATTTCCACGCGCGATGCCGCCGTCGAGTGGTGGGCGCAAGATATCGCGCCCTCTTACGAATTGTGGCGGCATGGTTATGCGCTCAATAAATGGCCGCAATATCGCGAAAGCTACTTGAAAGAATTGGCCTCGCGCGATAAACAAGCGACACTCGACCAGTTGCGCCAAAATGCAGCCGTTGGTAATTTGACTTTGCTCTACGGCACCGATGACCCGGCGCGCAATAATGCCGTGGTGGTGCGGGAATATTTGGAAAACGGCGGAAGTTCAAATAAAAAGAAAAAATGA
- a CDS encoding Rieske 2Fe-2S domain-containing protein yields MNRRHFFEKFASGLFGGTALAFLAPALAFLLPNRHFGATGREFTGADGEIILADSIAENDIRLGLLGGKPAMVARRNGELFALSAVCTHLGCIVAFNAAAGTFQCPCHGGKYDRDGNVIAGPPPEPLQRLDIKVEDDKIILTYD; encoded by the coding sequence ATGAACCGACGCCATTTTTTTGAAAAATTTGCAAGCGGGCTCTTCGGCGGGACGGCGCTGGCGTTTCTGGCGCCGGCGCTGGCCTTTCTTCTTCCCAATCGCCATTTCGGCGCCACCGGCCGTGAATTTACCGGCGCCGACGGAGAAATCATTTTGGCCGACTCGATTGCCGAGAACGACATTCGCCTGGGCTTGCTTGGCGGCAAGCCGGCGATGGTGGCGCGCCGCAACGGCGAGCTGTTCGCGCTGTCCGCGGTGTGCACGCATCTCGGCTGCATCGTCGCGTTCAATGCCGCCGCCGGTACGTTTCAATGCCCGTGTCATGGCGGCAAATATGATCGCGACGGCAATGTCATCGCCGGGCCGCCGCCAGAACCGTTGCAGCGGCTCGATATCAAGGTTGAAGACGACAAAATTATTTTAACATACGATTAA